The genomic interval CGTCGCTCATGAGCGTGATCTGGGCGAGGTCGTCGACGCCACGCTCGCGCAGGTGAGTGACTGCGGTGCGGATCTGCTGCAGCGAGACGCCGGTGTCCAGCAGGCGCTTGACGACCTTCAGGACGAGGATGTCGCGGAAGCTGTAGAGCCGGTGCGTGCCAGAGCCCGTCGCCGGACGGATGGACGGCTCGACGAGCCCGGTGCGCGCCCAGTAGTCGAGCTGCCGGTAGGTGATGCCCGCGACGCGACACGCCGTCGGACCCCGGTAGCCGGTCGCGGCGTCCTGCTCTGTCAGGTCGTCGCCGAAGAGGAGACCTTGTGCGCCGCGCGCAACGGCGCCGACCGGACTGCTGACCGTGGCGCTGGCCTCACCGCTGCTGTTCACTGGAGCCTCCCTGGGATGTCTGCCTCCACGCTAGGCCGGGGAGGGGGTCTGCACAACGACGCAGCGCTCCGAGGGCCCGGCGTGTCGCAACTCTCACCCGCGTGTCGAGGGATCTGCTGACGTTCAGGTCGAGGGTGAACGCCCGCCCGGTGCCGGCCCGGAGAAGTCGTCAGGCTCGACGTGCTCGAGGAAGTCGCGGAACTTCTCGACCTCGCGCTGCTGTTCGAGATCGACGATCTCGATGCCCGCGGCGGCCACGACCTCCGCGCTGCACAGCACGGGAGAGCCGGTCCGCATCGCGAGCGCGATCGCGTCCGACGCCCGCGAGTCGACACGGGCGCCGTTCGACAGGACAAGCTCGGCGAAGAAGATCCCGCCGTCGAGCGCGACGATCTCCGCACGCTCCAGATCGACGCCGACGGCGCCGAGCACGTCGCGCATGAGGTCGTGCGTCATGGGGCGGGGTGTGACGAGCCCGGCCTGCGCCATCGCGATGGCGGACGCCTCGCGTGGCCCGATGACGATCGGCACCGCGAGCTCGGCCGCAGCGTCCAGGAGCAGGACCACGATCTCGTTCTCAAGGTCGGGGCCGCGCTGCTGCTGGCGAACGCCCAGCACCTCGACCGGCACCATCGGAAAGTCACCGGGAGCGCTCGGCTCGTCGAAAGGTCCCTCCACCATGGGGTTCACGCTACGCCGGTGCGCGCGAACCGCGTGCTCACGGCAGACTCTCGACGCCACGCCTCAGCCACGTCGCGTGCAGGCGCGCCAGCAGCTCGCCGACCTCGGCAGCAAGCGTGGCGGCCTGCGCCTGCGCGGATGCGGTCTGCTGGTGCCGCCGCGGAGCGACGAGCTGGTCGACGAGATCG from Xylanimonas allomyrinae carries:
- a CDS encoding MerR family transcriptional regulator encodes the protein MNSSGEASATVSSPVGAVARGAQGLLFGDDLTEQDAATGYRGPTACRVAGITYRQLDYWARTGLVEPSIRPATGSGTHRLYSFRDILVLKVVKRLLDTGVSLQQIRTAVTHLRERGVDDLAQITLMSDGASVYECTSADEVVDLVQGGQGVFGIAVGRVWREIEGTLSQMPTETLDDDEAVAPQEGDELAARRAKRQVG
- a CDS encoding bifunctional nuclease family protein; translated protein: MVEGPFDEPSAPGDFPMVPVEVLGVRQQQRGPDLENEIVVLLLDAAAELAVPIVIGPREASAIAMAQAGLVTPRPMTHDLMRDVLGAVGVDLERAEIVALDGGIFFAELVLSNGARVDSRASDAIALAMRTGSPVLCSAEVVAAAGIEIVDLEQQREVEKFRDFLEHVEPDDFSGPAPGGRSPST